A genomic window from Henningerozyma blattae CBS 6284 chromosome 3, complete genome includes:
- the MES1 gene encoding methionine--tRNA ligase MES1 (similar to Saccharomyces cerevisiae MES1 (YGR264C); ancestral locus Anc_5.41), translating into MSLKLAFDSGKNHSQGLTYANNLKLALAQQFASKGTKIEIDTEARQLQLTKGDNLRLVSADAILRYIMNDFSGQDSDEYDFSLASLESLLYHTSPPSNHIDQCVEKALDNYLTSLSEPLTATRLITYANASALRPALVNAKFPELPKSIATAVTDALKLSPRDTSSFKHTGASYITAGLGVNKQAGKILPKDGERNILITSALPYVNNVPHLGNIVGSVLSADIFARYCKTRNYNTLFICGTDEYGTATETKALEEKCTPRELCDKYHKIHADVYKWFQVGFDHFGRTTTEKQTEIAQDIFLKLNKNGYLEEQSMKQLYCPVHNSYLADRYVEGECPKCHYEDARGDQCDKCGSLLDPFELIKPRCKLDNSEPIPKVSDHIFISLDKLEGKIQNWFDESSEKGKWSKNSKTITQSWLKDGLHPRCITRDLVWGTPVPLEKYKEKVLYVWFDATIGYVSITANYTDGWEKWWKDPENVKLYQFMGKDNVPFHTVIFPGSQIGTGDKWTMLHHLNTTEYLQYEGGKFSKSRGVGVFGNNAQDSGVSPSVWRYYLASVRPETNDSHFSWDDFVARNNGELLANLGNFVNRLIKFVNAKYNGVVPKYDTKNLPGFDNLNKDINQILSNYIKEMEDAHERRGLELAMSLSSRGNLFLQDNKLDNSLFSQHPDKSDAVVGVGLNIIYTVSSVIYPFMPEISETIYKMLNAPALKIDDKFHLAIESNHNINKAEYLFHRIDDKQITEWRAKYGGKQV; encoded by the coding sequence ATGTCGTTAAAATTAGCATTTGATTCAGGTAAGAATCATTCTCAAGGCTTAACTTATGccaataatttaaaattagcaTTGGCTCAACAATTTGCTTCAAAAGGAactaaaattgaaattgatacAGAAGCAAGACAGCTACAATTAACAAAGGGTGATAACCTTCGTTTAGTTAGCGCAGATGCCATTTTAAGATATATCATGAATGACTTTAGTGGTCAAGATTCTGACGAATATGATTTCTCTTTGGCTTCATTGGAGAGTTTGCTTTACCATACTTCGCCTCCATCAAATCATATTGATCAATGCGTTGAAAAAGCTTTAGATAACTATTTAACCTCTTTATCTGAGCCTTTAACTGCTACTAGATTGATTACTTATGCCAACGCGAGTGCCCTAAGGCCAGCTTTAGTCAATGCTAAATTCCCAGAACTACCAAAATCAATTGCTACTGCTGTTACAGATGCTTTAAAACTATCTCCAAGAGATACGTCTAGTTTCAAGCATACTGGTGCTTCTTATATCACTGCTGGTTTAGGTGTTAATAAACAAGCTGGTAAAATTTTGCCAAAAGATGGTGAacgtaatattttaattacttCGGCTTTACCTTATGTTAACAATGTTCCTCATTTAGGTAATATTGTTGGTAGTGTTTTGTCTGCCGATATATTTGCTCGTTATTGTAAAActagaaattataataCTTTATTCATTTGTGGTACTGACGAATATGGTACCGCCACTGAGACTAAAGctttagaagaaaaatgCACACCACGTGAATTATGTGACAAATATCATAAAATTCATGCAGATGTTTACAAATGGTTCCAAGTTGGTTTTGATCACTTTGGTAGAACTACTACCGAAAAGCAAACTGAAATTGCTCAAGACATTTTCTTaaagttaaataaaaatggttACTTAGAAGAACAATCTATGAAACAATTATACTGCCCAGTTCATAATTCATACTTGGCAGACAGATATGTTGAAGGTGAATGCCCAAAATGTCATTATGAAGATGCTCGTGGTGATCAATGTGACAAATGTGGTAGCTTATTAGATCCATTTGAATTGATCAAACCTCGCTgtaaattagataattctGAGCCAATTCCAAAAGTTTCCGaccatatttttatttcattagaCAAATTAGAAGGCAAGATCCAAAACTGGTTCGATGAGTCTTCTGAAAAGGGTAAATGGTCtaaaaattccaaaacTATTACTCAATCATGGTTAAAGGATGGTTTACATCCACGTTGTATCACTAGAGACTTAGTTTGGGGTACTCCAGTACCActagaaaaatataaggAAAAGGTGTTATACGTTTGGTTTGATGCTACCATTGGTTACGTTTCAATTACTGCTAATTACACTGATGGTTGGGAAAAATGGTGGAAAGACCCAGAAAATgttaaattatatcaatttATGGGTAAAGATAATGTACCTTTCCACACTGTTATTTTCCCAGGTTCTCAAATTGGTACTGGTGATAAATGGACTATGCTACATCATTTGAATACAACTGAATATTTACAATACGAAGGAGGTAAGTTCTCCAAAAGTAGAGGTGTGGGGGTTTTCGGTAATAATGCCCAAGACTCTGGTGTTTCTCCTAGTGTCTGGAGATATTACTTGGCTTCCGTTAGACCAGAGACTAATGACTCTCATTTCTCTTGGGATGATTTTGTTGCTAGAAATAATGGTGAATTATTAGCTAACTTAGGTAACTTTGTTAACagattaattaaatttgttaatGCTAAATATAATGGTGTTGTTCCAAAGTATGATACCAAGAATTTACCAGGCTTTGATAACTTGAATAAAGACATTAACCAAATATTGAGTAATTATATCAAAGAAATGGAAGATGCTCATGAAAGACGTGGTTTAGAATTGGCTATGTCCCTAAGTTCCAGGGGTAACTTGTTCTTGcaagataataaattagataacAGCTTATTCTCTCAACATCCGGATAAATCAGACGCTGTTGTTGGTGTTGGTTTGAATATCATTTACACTGTTTCCTCTGTCATATACCCATTTATGCCAGAAATCTCAGAAACTATCTACAAAATGTTAAATGCACCagctttaaaaattgatgataaGTTCCATTTAGCTATCGAATCCAACCACAATATTAATAAGGCTGAATATCTTTTCCATCGTATTGATGATAAACAAATTACTGAATGGAGAGCTAAATATGGTGGCAAGCAAGTTTAA
- the HAS1 gene encoding ATP-dependent RNA helicase HAS1 (similar to Saccharomyces cerevisiae HAS1 (YMR290C); ancestral locus Anc_5.40), with product MSKRAREDEKSSPEQDSNLEVENGSSEAPETTAFADLNLSEPTLKAIGKLDFTEMTAVQARTIPPLLAGRDVLGAAKTGSGKTLAFLIPAIEMLHSLKFKPRNGTGVIVITPTRELALQIFGVARELMEFHSQTFGIVIGGANRRQEADKLVKGVNILIATPGRLLDHLQNTKGFVFKNLKALVIDEADRILEIGFEDEMKQIIKILPNEDRQSMLFSATQTTKVEDLARISLRKGPLFINVVPENDTSTADGLEQGYVVCESDKRFLLLFSFLKRNQKKKIIVFLSSCNSVKYYAELLNYIDLPVLELHGKQKQQKRTNTFFEFCNAERGILVCTDVAARGLDIPAVDWIIQFDPPDDPRDYIHRVGRTARGTKGKGKSLMFLTPNELGFLRYLKAAKVPLNEYEFPTNKIANVQSQLEKLIKSNYYLHQTAKDGYRSYLQAYASHSLKTVYQIDKLDLAKVAKSYGFSIPPKVNITIGASGKTPSVKKRKTHRN from the coding sequence ATGTCTAAAAGAGCCAgagaagatgaaaaatctTCACCAGAACAGGATTCAAACCTTGAAGTCGAAAATGGTTCTTCAGAAGCTCCAGAAACAACCGCTTTTGCTGATTTGAACCTATCTGAGCCAACTTTGAAAGCTATTGGTAAGTTAGATTTCACTGAAATGACTGCTGTTCAAGCTAGAACTATCCCTCCATTATTGGCAGGTAGAGATGTCTTAGGTGCCGCCAAAACTGGTTCTGGTAAGACTTTGGCATTTTTAATCCCAGCTATTGAAATGTTGCattctttgaaatttaagCCAAGAAATGGTACTGGTGTTATTGTTATCACTCCAACAAGAGAATTAGCTTTACAAATTTTTGGTGTGGCACGTGAATTGATGGAATTTCATTCTCAAACTTTTGGTATTGTCATTGGGGGTGCCAATAGGAGACAAGAAGCTGATAAGTTGGTGAAAGGTGTTAACATTTTAATTGCCACTCCTGGTAGATTACTAGATCATTTACAAAATACGAAAGGTTTtgtctttaaaaatttaaaagctTTGGTCATTGATGAAGCTGATAGAATCTTAGAAATTGGgtttgaagatgaaatgAAGCAAATCATTAAGATATTACCAAACGAAGATAGACAATCCATGTTATTCTCTGCCACTCAAACTACAAAGGTGGAAGATTTGGCAAGAATCTCATTAAGAAAGGGACCTTTGTTCATTAATGTAGTCCCAGAAAATGATACTTCTACTGCGGATGGTTTGGAACAAGGTTATGTGGTTTGTGAAAGTGATAAGcgtttcttattattattctcttTCTTAAAgagaaatcaaaaaaagaaaattattgttttcCTTTCATCTTGTAATTCtgttaaatattatgctgaattattgaattatattgATTTACCAGTTTTAGAACTGCATGGTaaacaaaaacaacaaaagaGAACAAATACTTTCTTCGAATTTTGTAATGCTGAAAGAGGTATTTTAGTTTGTACAGATGTGGCTGCCAGAGGGTTAGATATCCCAGCTGTCGATTGGATTATTCAATTCGATCCACCTGATGATCCAAGAGATTATATTCATAGAGTCGGTAGAACTGCAAGAGGTACTAAAGGTAAAGGTAAATCTTTAATGTTCTTAACTCCAAATGAATTGGGTTTCTTGAGATACTTGAAAGCAGCAAAAGTTCCATTGaatgaatatgaattcccaactaataaaattgcAAATGTCCAATCtcaattggaaaaattaataaaatctaattattatttgcatCAAACTGCCAAGGACGGTTATAGGTCATATTTACAAGCTTATGCTTCACATTCCTTAAAAACTGTATACCAAATCgataaattagatttaGCAAAGGTAGCTAAATCTTATGGTTTCAGTATTCCACCAAAGGTTAATATTACCATTGGTGCTAGTGGTAAGACACCATCTGTTAAAAAGCGTAAGACCCATAGAAATTAG
- the TBLA0C06790 gene encoding uncharacterized protein (similar to Saccharomyces cerevisiae YGR266W; ancestral locus Anc_5.39), whose amino-acid sequence MTDSWFDDWDPETLYLKDVENVDKAADKSPWLDSAKGIVCGPTLRLKEILYSRDGTQGTYKGSMLIITKNQQESPVVEYSMGLAPFTNRSKENILKEQELNDSMQLEQGFFKPTMFHKDTLSQFNNDMFYFHRYNIELPLAKDESMIKYSIDNKTEGFYRFFVPGLNQNCNSIAYSCNGFSLKVNTTTFKGSLWLDILRKHSGLHYHCMMGGGDQIYSDQITLRCAKVKQWLDIKDPIKRHKMKVDKEFMTELDEFYLKEYIDWYGYGYWKGGTTDSNTTQRCFPKAMSTIPHINIWDDHDIIDGFGSYDDKFMGTEVFSSIGQSAFRYYMLFQHHVSSFPEDKDQAEYLNSNHWILGKNPGPYTKEKNHTVYTSLGPNMAMLGLDCRTERKLKEIVSHDSYAIVFKRLYEEAEKSKGKLNHLMVMLGVPIAYPRLVWLEWLFTSKLLAPIKYLSKKGIVARGLVNDFNGDVELLDDLNDHWCARHHKAERNYLLSKLQDYSAKFGVRVTILSGDVHLASLGRFYSKEKVEPELDPRLVFNVISSAVVNTPPPDAMPKLLQQRAKRGHRLDHQTLEDSVALFKTDVNKSKTLRPASGFYNRRNWSEVVPIENALNSTGWLNKQNETDKKQWEIGSEIIPGDNERGQSYKIENDGVAVTIHVEKDYNDLRSNSRAYSFPIPGLHVHEKTLDHKGLKHRGEF is encoded by the coding sequence atgacAGATTCTTGGTTCGATGATTGGGATCCAGAAACCCTCTACTTAAAAGATGTTGAAAATGTGGATAAGGCTGCCGATAAATCTCCTTGGCTAGATAGTGCAAAGGGTATCGTTTGTGGTCCTACCTTACGTCTTAAGGAGATTCTTTATTCCAGAGATGGTACTCAAGGTACTTACAAAGGTTCGATGTTAATCATCACGAAAAACCAGCAGGAATCCCCTGTAGTAGAATATTCCATGGGTCTAGCTCCATTTACGAACCGTTCCaaggaaaatattttaaaagaacaagaattaaatgattcaatGCAATTAGAACAAGGCTTCTTCAAACCAACTATGTTCCATAAAGATACATTATCTCAATTCAACAATGATATGTTTTATTTCCATAGATATAATATCGAACTTCCATTGGCTAAGGATGAATCAATGATTAAATATTCCATTGATAACAAGACTGAAGGTTTCTATAGATTTTTTGTTCCAggtttaaatcaaaattgtAATAGTATTGCTTACTCATGTAATGGGTTTTCTTTGAAAGTTAACACAACAACTTTTAAAGGTTCCCTATGGcttgatattttaagaaaacATAGTGGATTACACTACCATTGTATGATGGGTGGTGGGGATCAAATCTATTCCGATCAAATTACTTTACGTTGTGCTAAAGTTAAACAATGGTTAGACATCAAAGATCCAATAAAAAGACATAAGATGAAAGTGGATAAGGAGTTCATGACtgaattagatgaattctatttaaaagaatatatcGATTGGTATGGGTATGGTTATTGGAAAGGTGGTACTACTGATTCAAATACTACTCAACGTTGTTTCCCAAAAGCAATGTCTACTATCCCAcatatcaatatttggGATGATcatgatattattgatgGGTTTGGTTCTTACGACGATAAATTCATGGGAACCGAGGTTTTTAGTTCTATTGGTCAAAGTGCCTTCCGTTATTATATGTTATTCCAACATCATGTCTCTTCATTCCCAGAGGATAAAGATCAAgcagaatatttaaattccaACCATTGGATTTTGGGGAAAAATCCAGGTCCTTATACCaaggaaaaaaatcataCAGTTTATACGTCATTAGGTCCAAATATGGCCATGTTGGGTTTGGATTGTAGAACTGAACGtaaattgaaagaaatcGTTAGCCATGATTCTTATGCTATCGTATTCAAACGTTTATACGAGGAAGctgaaaaatcaaaaggTAAATTAAACCATTTGATGGTCATGTTAGGGGTTCCTATTGCTTATCCAAGATTAGTTTGGTTAGAATGGTTATTCacttctaaattattagccCCAATTAAATACCTAAGTAAGAAGGGGATTGTTGCAAGAGGTTTAGTCAACGATTTCAATGGTGATGTAGAATTATTGGACGATTTAAATGATCATTGGTGTGCAAGACATCATAAAGctgaaagaaattatttattatcaaaattgcAAGATTATTCCGCTAAATTCGGGGTTAGAGTCACCATCTTATCAGGTGATGTCCATTTAGCTTCTTTGGGTAGATTTTACTCAAAGGAAAAAGTAGAACCTGAATTGGATCCAAGGTTAGTTTTTAATGTTATCTCTTCTGCTGTTGTTAATACTCCACCTCCAGATGCTATGCCTAAACTATTACAACAAAGAGCCAAGAGAGGTCATAGGTTAGATCATCAAACTTTAGAGGATTCTGTAgctttatttaaaactgATGTTAACAAGAGTAAAACATTAAGGCCTGCTTCTGGATTTTATAATCGTCGTAATTGGTCAGAAGTGGTTCCAATTGAAAACGCTTTGAATTCAACAGGTTGGTTAAATAAACAGAACGAAACAGATAAGAAACAATGGGAAATCGGTAGTGAAATTATTCCAGGTGATAATGAGAGAGGCCAATCATATaagattgaaaatgatgGTGTTGCAGTTACTATCCACGTCGAAAAGGATTATAATGATTTACGTTCTAATTCTAGAGCATATTCTTTCCCTATTCCTGGTTTGCATGTTCATGAAAAAAC